In Anomalospiza imberbis isolate Cuckoo-Finch-1a 21T00152 chromosome 10, ASM3175350v1, whole genome shotgun sequence, the following proteins share a genomic window:
- the CCL20 gene encoding C-C motif chemokine 20, with protein MTGCSKSMVLVSLLGLLALLLWGTSEAQSNRDCCLSYTKVRLPRKVLKGYTEQLPSEVCDIPAIIFHTASGRNACVNPKEGWVKKHLLFLSHKLRRMSA; from the exons ATGACTGGCTGCAGCAAGAGCATGGTCCTGGTTTccctgctggggctcctggcgctGCTCCTGTGGGGCACCTCGGAAG CACAAAGCAACCGGGATTGCTGCCTGTCCTACACCAAAGTGCGGCTGCCTCGGAAGGTTCTGAAGGGTTACACTGAGCAGCTCCCCAGTGAGGTCTGCGACATCCCTGCCATCAT tttCCACACTGCCAGTGGGCGGAATGCCTGTGTAAATCCTAAGGAAGGCTGGGTGAAGAAACATCTCCTTTTCCTGAG CCACAAGCTCAGGAGGATGTCAGCCTGA